The following proteins are co-located in the Triticum aestivum cultivar Chinese Spring chromosome 1A, IWGSC CS RefSeq v2.1, whole genome shotgun sequence genome:
- the LOC123056975 gene encoding patellin-3 gives MAEETKQEAAAAAAVAEVAVAETKAEDKAVEVGEKADESAAAAAEAREEEEEEEEKMEEAVAEAGADEAAVIEGSTASFKEESNLVADLADPDQKALAQLKDLVAAALAAGEFDLPPPPPAPAAEEPAPKTDEPAKSDAPEAEVAAESSEPKADETVKEEPKTDAPAQEEPKAEEPAKEEPKTEAPAAVAVVEETKAEAPAAVAAAEEPKAEVAAEEAKPDEPKPEEKTVVVAEEEGTKTVEAIEETAVPAAAEPEAAPAAEPKEELIWGVPLVGGDERTDTVLLKFLRAREFKVKEAMAMLKAAVLWRKSFGIDALLGADLGVPELENVVFYRGADREGHPVCYNVYSEFQDKDLYEKAFGDDEKRERFLRWRIQLLERGIREQLDFSPSGICSMVQVTDLKNSPPMLGKHRAVTRQALALLQDNYPEFIAKKVFINVPWWYLAANKMMSPFLTQRTKSKFTFCSPAKTAETLFRYIAPEQVPVQFGGLYKEDDTEFSTSDGVTELTVKPSSKETVEIPATENSTVVWELRVLGWEVSYGVEFTPDAEGGYTVIVQKTRKVPANEEPIMKGSFKASEPGKVVLIVNNPTSKKKKLLCRFKVKSSTESSA, from the exons ATGGCCGAGGAGACCAAACAGGAggccgctgcggcggcggcggtggcggaggtggcCGTGGCGGAGACGAAGGCGGAAGACAAGGCCGTGGAGGTGGGGGAGAAGGCTGACgagtccgcggcggcggcggctgaggccagggaggaggaggaggaggaggaggagaagatggaggaggcggtggcggaggcCGGGGCCGACGAGGCGGCGGTCATCGAGGGCAGCACCGCCTCCTTCAAGGAGGAGAGCAACCTCGTCGCCGACCTCGCCGACCCCGACCAGAAGGCGCTCGCCCAGCTTAAGGACCTCGtcgccgccgcgctcgccgccggGGAGTTCGACCTGCCCCCGCCCCCGCCAGCCCCGGCGGCCGAGGAGCCTGCTCCCAAGACCGACGAGCCGGCCAAGAGCGATGCGCCTGAGGCCGAGGTGGCGGCCGAGAGCAGCGAGCCCAAGGCCGACGAGACTGTCAAGGAGGAGCCCAAGACGGACGCGCCGGCCCAGGAGGAGCCCAAGGCCGAGGAGCCTGCCAAGGAGGAGCCCAAGACGGAGGCACCGGCGGCGGTGGCTGTCGTGGAGGAGACCAAGGCGGAGGCACCGGCGGCGGTGGCCGCCGCGGAGGAGCCCAAGGCCGAggtggcggccgaggaggccaAGCCGGACGAGCCGAAGCCGGAGGAGAAAACCGTCGTGGTGGCCGAGGAGGAAGGCACCAAGACCGTGGAGGCCATCGAGGAGACCGCCGTCCCCGCCGCGGCCGAGCCGGAGGCGGCGCCCGCCGCCGAGCCCAAGGAGGAGCTGATCTGGGGCGTGCCGCTGGTGGGCGGCGACGAGCGCACGGACACGGTGCTCCTCAAGTTCCTCCGCGCGCGCGAGTTCAAGGTGAAGGAGGCCATGGCGATGCTCAAGGCGGCGGTGCTGTGGCGCAAGAGCTTCGGCATCGACGCGCTCCTGGGCGCCGACCTCGGCGTGCCGGAGCTGGAGAACGTCGTCTTCTACCGCGGCGCCGACCGCGAGGGCCACCCCGTCTGCTACAACGTCTACAGCGAGTTCCAGGACAAGGACCTCTACGAGAAGGCCTTCGGCGACGACGAGAAGCGGGAGCGCTTCCTCAGGTGGCGCATCCAGCTCCTCGAGCGCGGCATCCGGGAGCAGCTCGACTTCTCGCCCAGCGGCATCTGCTCCATGGTGCAGGTCACCGACCTCAAGAACTCGCCGCCCATGCTCGGCAAGCACCGCGCCGTCACCCGCCAGGCGCTCGCGCTGCTCCAGGACAACTACCCTGAATTCATCGCCAAGAAG GTGTTCATCAATGTGCCATGGTGGTATCTTGCGGCAAACAAGATGATGAGCCCGTTCCTCACACAGCGCACCAAGAGCAAATTCACGTTTTGCAGCCCAGCCAAGACCGCCGAGACCCTCTTCAG ATACATCGCGCCGGAGCAGGTCCCTGTCCAATTCGGCGGCCTCTACAAAGAGGATGATACTGAATTCTCCACTTCTGATGGCGTGACCGAGCTCACTGTCAAACCTTCTTCCAAAGAAACTGTTGAGATTCCTGCTACTGAG AACTCCACGGTCGTGTGGGAGCTCCGTGTGCTTGGATGGGAGGTGAGCTACGGCGTGGAGTTCACCCCGGACGCCGAGGGCGGCTACACGGTCATCGTGCAGAAGACTCGGAAGGTGCCCGCCAACGAGGAGCCAATCATGAAGGGTAGCTTCAAAGCGAGCGAGCCTGGCAAGGTGGTGCTCATCGTCAACAACCCGAcgtcgaagaagaagaagctgctgtgCCGATTCAAGGTGAAGAGCTCCACCGAATCCTCCGCCTGA